The following are encoded in a window of Stieleria sp. JC731 genomic DNA:
- a CDS encoding DNA topoisomerase (ATP-hydrolyzing) subunit A, whose amino-acid sequence MAKKRPRKQSGKNDKSLFDAVDDSMLQAIPLRQAAQERYLNYSLSVITSRALPDVRDGLKPVQRRTLYTMHQQGLSSTAKHRKCAKVVGDVMGNYHPHGDSSIYEALVRMAQPFAMRMPLIDGSGNFGSVDGDNAAAMRYTECRMMPIASEVLADLATRTVPFKANYDGTREEPVVLPSRLPNLLLNGTTGIAVGMATNIPPHNLKEIVAALLKLLRDPEIKDYQLVANDAIQAPDFPTGGQIINTKEELREIYQNGQGTIKLRGTAKEGDASTKAQKILQIDSIPYGVNKALLVERMSELVFDGKLPLVTEVRDLSTDEIRIDLFLKKDADESKVLAFLYKHTDLQKNFNVNMTCLIPTENPELGTPERLSLKEMLWYFLKFRLEVVTRRLENELAALERRLHILEGFALIFDALDEIIKIIRNSDGKADAAAKIMKRFPAEDGGLDEDQTDAILELKLYRLARLEINLIMDELKDKNKRARQIRKLLREDTKDTNASGRWAIVREEIESLVTTYVTDRWGRRLTAIDSTESELEYSEEDFIVAENCHVMVTRDGWVKRQKQIADPSKSRVRQGDEVLAVVAGDTRATIGFFSSLGVCYTTRFIDIPASTGFGEPIQKLFKLKDGERIISVMSFDPRVLSGSIHEDPKHPDYCPEVHALAASSSGYALRFGLAPYAEPSTRSGRRYSRVSGDAFMIDVIPIAGSEVVLAVSTNCRAIVCDSEEVNYLSGPGKGVMLLRLAKDDQLLGFKASQGDRDLLTVETNRGAKKTISTAKYRKTSRGGRGVEIQKNGKIAKILAPPPAAPEPFEDS is encoded by the coding sequence GTGGCAAAAAAACGTCCCCGGAAGCAGTCTGGCAAAAACGATAAATCGCTTTTCGATGCCGTCGATGATTCGATGTTGCAAGCGATCCCGTTGCGACAGGCTGCCCAAGAGCGTTACCTGAACTACTCGCTGTCGGTGATCACCAGTCGCGCGTTGCCGGATGTCCGCGACGGGCTAAAGCCAGTTCAACGCCGAACCTTGTACACGATGCACCAACAAGGTTTGTCGTCCACCGCGAAGCATCGCAAGTGTGCCAAGGTCGTCGGCGATGTGATGGGTAACTATCACCCACACGGCGACAGTTCGATTTACGAAGCGCTGGTTCGGATGGCGCAGCCGTTCGCGATGCGCATGCCTTTGATCGATGGTAGCGGCAACTTTGGTAGCGTCGACGGCGACAACGCCGCTGCGATGCGTTACACCGAATGTCGCATGATGCCGATCGCCAGCGAAGTCCTGGCCGACTTGGCAACCCGGACAGTCCCCTTCAAAGCCAACTATGACGGCACCCGTGAAGAGCCCGTGGTGCTTCCCAGTCGGCTGCCCAATCTGTTGCTCAACGGGACGACCGGCATTGCTGTGGGGATGGCGACGAACATCCCACCGCACAACCTGAAAGAAATCGTCGCCGCGCTCTTAAAGCTGCTGCGTGATCCCGAGATCAAGGATTACCAGCTGGTGGCCAATGATGCGATTCAGGCACCGGACTTCCCAACCGGCGGTCAGATCATCAACACGAAAGAAGAACTTCGTGAGATTTACCAAAACGGTCAGGGAACGATCAAGCTTCGTGGAACGGCAAAGGAAGGCGATGCATCCACCAAGGCTCAGAAGATCTTGCAGATCGACTCGATCCCCTACGGTGTTAACAAAGCCTTGCTTGTCGAACGGATGAGCGAGCTGGTGTTCGACGGGAAGTTGCCGCTGGTTACCGAGGTGCGCGACCTATCGACGGACGAAATTCGCATCGATCTATTCCTCAAAAAGGACGCCGATGAATCCAAAGTGCTTGCGTTTCTATACAAGCACACCGATCTGCAAAAGAACTTCAACGTCAACATGACGTGTCTGATCCCGACGGAAAATCCCGAATTGGGAACGCCCGAACGCTTGTCGCTAAAGGAAATGCTTTGGTACTTCCTGAAGTTCCGTTTGGAGGTCGTAACGCGGCGTCTGGAAAACGAGCTTGCGGCACTTGAGCGAAGGCTGCATATCCTCGAAGGTTTCGCGTTGATCTTCGATGCCCTCGATGAAATCATCAAGATCATCCGTAACTCGGATGGCAAAGCGGACGCCGCCGCAAAGATCATGAAGCGGTTCCCGGCCGAAGATGGTGGCTTGGACGAAGATCAAACCGACGCGATTTTGGAGCTGAAGCTGTATCGCTTGGCTCGTTTGGAAATCAACTTGATCATGGACGAGTTGAAAGACAAAAACAAACGTGCACGCCAAATTCGAAAATTGCTACGTGAAGACACCAAGGACACAAACGCATCGGGGCGATGGGCCATCGTTCGCGAAGAAATTGAATCGTTAGTGACCACCTACGTCACAGATCGATGGGGCCGACGACTGACCGCTATCGACTCGACCGAAAGCGAACTGGAATACAGCGAAGAGGACTTTATCGTCGCTGAAAACTGTCACGTCATGGTGACTCGCGATGGCTGGGTCAAGCGTCAAAAACAGATCGCCGACCCTTCGAAGAGTCGTGTGCGTCAGGGTGACGAAGTCCTCGCCGTTGTCGCCGGTGATACCCGAGCGACGATCGGATTCTTTTCGTCATTGGGTGTTTGCTACACCACGCGATTCATCGACATTCCGGCCTCTACCGGTTTCGGTGAACCGATTCAAAAGCTTTTCAAACTGAAAGACGGCGAGCGAATTATCTCCGTCATGTCGTTCGATCCACGTGTTTTAAGCGGCAGCATTCACGAAGATCCGAAGCACCCGGACTACTGTCCCGAAGTCCACGCTTTGGCCGCATCCAGCAGCGGTTATGCACTGCGGTTCGGGCTGGCACCCTATGCGGAACCGTCCACGCGAAGCGGCCGTCGTTATTCACGTGTCAGCGGTGACGCATTCATGATCGATGTGATCCCGATCGCGGGCAGCGAAGTCGTCTTGGCGGTTTCGACCAACTGCCGAGCGATTGTTTGTGACAGCGAAGAGGTGAACTACTTGTCTGGCCCCGGCAAAGGCGTGATGTTGCTGCGATTGGCAAAAGACGACCAGTTGCTCGGTTTCAAAGCCAGCCAAGGCGATCGTGATCTGTTGACGGTCGAAACCAACCGTGGTGCGAAGAAAACCATCAGCACCGCCAAGTACCGGAAAACAAGTCGCGGCGGTCGCGGTGTAGAAATTCAAAAGAACGGAAAGATCGCCAAGATCCTGGCACCGCCGCCGGCCGCTCCCGAGCCGTTCGAAGATTCCTAA
- a CDS encoding tetratricopeptide repeat protein, whose amino-acid sequence MASHTGSGPAMGNSPAPTSSDAVSTDAGNPQLSPLEGGRWRPVSPDELLRRNVGNDDDDSDQEPQQQKVQLQRRQELEHKLKANPTDLEGFLELASIYREEQRPLEAKRLLQQAKQIFPDDEQVTWQLEEAVLARSLQQLREVTDLAKRVNSVDADRELERSRSDWAHRRMDVCRARLERDPSQVSYRLVLAEAMFDGELFEEAFENAGRLIELDEFSPAAHFLRARCLLALGKELPAMKELRAVAMRRAVVAPAALRRTSLNLLIELSEKLALPDTCQQYRDQLQRLEQTIAAESKKEN is encoded by the coding sequence GTGGCAAGCCACACAGGTAGCGGTCCCGCGATGGGTAATAGTCCGGCGCCGACCTCATCCGATGCAGTGTCGACCGATGCAGGCAATCCACAATTGAGTCCTCTCGAAGGCGGACGTTGGCGACCGGTGTCACCGGACGAGCTGCTGCGACGCAATGTCGGCAACGATGACGACGACAGCGACCAAGAACCACAACAACAGAAGGTTCAACTTCAGCGTCGCCAAGAGCTTGAACACAAGCTGAAAGCCAACCCGACGGACCTGGAAGGCTTTTTGGAACTGGCGAGCATCTACCGCGAAGAACAGCGACCTCTAGAAGCGAAACGTTTGCTTCAACAGGCCAAGCAAATCTTCCCGGATGACGAGCAGGTCACGTGGCAACTGGAAGAGGCCGTCTTAGCACGTTCCCTGCAACAACTTCGCGAAGTCACCGACCTTGCCAAACGCGTCAATTCCGTCGACGCCGATCGCGAACTGGAACGTAGCCGAAGCGACTGGGCACACCGTCGAATGGATGTTTGCCGCGCTCGCTTGGAACGCGATCCCTCGCAAGTCAGCTATCGCTTGGTCCTGGCCGAGGCAATGTTTGACGGCGAACTGTTCGAAGAGGCTTTCGAGAACGCGGGGCGTTTGATCGAACTTGACGAATTCTCACCCGCAGCCCATTTCCTGCGTGCACGTTGCTTGTTGGCTCTTGGCAAAGAACTGCCAGCAATGAAAGAACTGCGTGCCGTGGCAATGCGTCGCGCGGTCGTTGCCCCGGCGGCTCTTCGGAGAACAAGCCTAAACCTTCTGATCGAATTGTCGGAAAAGCTGGCTCTACCGGATACCTGTCAACAATACCGCGATCAACTTCAAAGACTTGAGCAAACCATTGCCGCAGAAAGCAAGAAGGAAAACTGA
- a CDS encoding WXG100 family type VII secretion target, protein MSQAVADPEQLRQFASHLHRFVEELKERSTALGTQMNQLEQTWRDEQQRKFAGEFSEQMRQLSRLVKTTEEHIPYLLRKAEQIDAYLGR, encoded by the coding sequence ATGAGCCAAGCTGTCGCCGATCCTGAACAACTTCGCCAATTCGCATCTCATCTTCACCGATTCGTTGAGGAGTTAAAAGAGCGTTCGACCGCTCTTGGCACCCAGATGAACCAATTGGAGCAAACCTGGCGTGACGAACAACAACGCAAATTTGCTGGCGAATTCAGCGAACAAATGCGACAACTTTCACGGCTGGTCAAAACCACAGAAGAACACATCCCTTACCTGCTCCGCAAAGCGGAACAGATCGATGCATATCTGGGTCGATAA
- a CDS encoding sulfatase family protein: MIFILADDQGFGDVGALNPESKIATPNIDRIASEGMIFGDAHTSSSVCTPTRYSILTGRYHWRTRLQKGVLGGFSPPLIAEDRLTIAGMLKQQGYTTSAVGKWHLGWNWPLRDGGDANDNGDFSKAYDKGWEVDYEAEIKNGPVDVGFDEFFGISASLDMPPYVFVRNRIPTEKATVEKAFHRKGPAGASFEAVDVLPSFTREAVKFIDANAKQEKPFFLYMPLNAPHTPIVPSKEWLGKSGINDYGDFTMQVDATVGTVLEALDRNGIKDETLIVFTTDNGCSPAANIPELEAAGHDQNFIFRGHKADIFDGGHRVPFIVRWPGKVKPGTRTEHLVGQLDFFATAAEITGAEIPGTAAEDSVSFLPTLLGQAQQPPRESIVSQSIGGYFAIRDGDWKLCLCPGSGGWSSPKPGRDDMSELPPMQLYDLSNDPGETNNLFEEQPERVAKMKSMMRAAIDQGRTTPGEKLANDVEIVMVKPIRSGKRKLTN; encoded by the coding sequence ATGATTTTCATCTTGGCTGATGACCAAGGGTTTGGGGACGTCGGTGCCTTAAATCCAGAATCAAAGATTGCGACTCCGAACATCGATCGAATCGCTTCGGAAGGCATGATCTTTGGCGATGCTCATACGTCATCGTCGGTATGTACGCCAACTCGGTATAGCATCCTCACCGGGCGATATCATTGGCGGACGCGATTGCAAAAAGGTGTCTTGGGTGGGTTTAGTCCACCGTTAATCGCAGAGGATCGTTTGACGATCGCGGGGATGTTGAAACAACAGGGTTACACGACCAGCGCGGTCGGCAAGTGGCATCTCGGATGGAATTGGCCGCTACGTGATGGCGGTGATGCAAACGACAATGGCGATTTTTCTAAAGCCTATGACAAAGGCTGGGAAGTTGACTACGAAGCCGAAATCAAAAATGGCCCCGTTGACGTTGGCTTTGATGAATTCTTCGGCATCAGTGCTTCACTTGATATGCCCCCGTATGTCTTTGTTCGCAATCGCATCCCCACCGAGAAAGCGACGGTGGAGAAAGCTTTCCATCGCAAAGGCCCCGCCGGTGCAAGCTTTGAAGCGGTCGACGTGCTGCCTTCTTTCACACGGGAAGCGGTGAAGTTCATTGACGCCAACGCCAAACAAGAGAAGCCGTTCTTCTTGTACATGCCGCTAAATGCTCCCCATACCCCGATCGTGCCCTCGAAAGAATGGCTGGGGAAAAGTGGGATCAATGACTATGGTGATTTCACCATGCAGGTTGATGCGACAGTCGGAACCGTACTCGAAGCCCTGGATCGAAACGGCATTAAAGATGAAACATTGATCGTTTTCACAACGGACAACGGATGCTCACCGGCAGCCAATATCCCAGAACTGGAAGCGGCAGGGCACGACCAGAACTTTATCTTTCGCGGTCACAAGGCTGACATCTTTGACGGCGGACATCGCGTCCCGTTCATCGTTCGTTGGCCTGGCAAAGTTAAACCGGGTACGAGGACGGAGCACTTGGTCGGGCAATTGGATTTCTTCGCAACCGCAGCCGAAATCACGGGAGCCGAGATTCCAGGCACCGCGGCCGAAGACAGCGTTTCGTTTCTGCCGACGCTACTCGGTCAAGCACAGCAGCCACCTCGCGAATCGATCGTTTCACAGTCCATCGGCGGTTACTTCGCGATTCGCGACGGGGACTGGAAACTATGTCTATGCCCAGGGTCTGGCGGCTGGAGCAGCCCAAAGCCTGGCCGTGACGATATGAGCGAACTGCCACCGATGCAGCTTTATGACCTGTCCAATGACCCGGGTGAGACGAACAACCTGTTCGAAGAGCAGCCCGAACGAGTTGCCAAGATGAAATCGATGATGCGTGCAGCGATCGATCAGGGAAGAACCACGCCCGGAGAAAAGCTTGCCAACGATGTTGAGATCGTGATGGTGAAACCCATCCGCAGCGGAAAACGCAAGCTAACGAATTAG
- a CDS encoding PSD1 and planctomycete cytochrome C domain-containing protein, translating into MLPPSPMNMTGCLAGLCWLLAAFVVCSAAHADSQDADFFESRIRPVLIEHCYECHSDQSDIVQGGLRLDFSDTTRQGGDSGVAVVPGDPDASLLLRAMKYEESEMPPAGKLDDRILHDFETWIRNGAADPRNAATTVDAPEHSDSSAIDWNEERDFWSFKPPVGTPKSIDELIKQKLEPAGLRRNPKASRRALIRRLSFDLRGLPPSDSEVQQFVSNKHPAAIERMIDKYLADPSFGEHWARLWLDVARYAEDQAHKVGDNDSLTYPNAYLYRNWVIDAFAQDIPYDEFIRLQLAADHYQPESKEQHLALGFLGLGPKYYARNSPEVMADEWEDRVDTVTRGLLGLTVACARCHDHKYDPIPTSDYYALAGVFASTEMFNRPIDDQVKTKNGQSEKPQDGVHIVRDGKPQDLHVMIRGDAKRKGDLAPRHFLTVLSPAQPEPLTDNSGRANLAEAIVAPENPLTARVIVNRIWRQLMGRGLVETPSNFGKLGQRPSHPELLDTLAHRLVQNQWSLKRLIREIVVSETYQQSSQSNDDAMRLDADNRLYWRMSPKRLRIEAYRDAVLYVSGTLDQTVGGRSIDPESADESRKTVYSEISRMDLNSLLARFGFPDPNAHCAKRAEVTTPLQKLFLLNSPFIVKQAEKLAEHAASSDHSTEDQIVALYRQLLSRPPTSEEIELSSEFLCGDAASKAAWVQFAQMLLISNEMQFIE; encoded by the coding sequence ATGCTCCCACCTTCGCCGATGAACATGACCGGATGTTTAGCCGGACTGTGTTGGCTATTGGCTGCCTTCGTCGTCTGCAGCGCGGCGCATGCAGATTCACAAGATGCGGATTTCTTTGAAAGCCGCATTCGGCCGGTGCTGATCGAACATTGCTACGAATGTCACTCTGACCAGTCTGATATCGTTCAAGGCGGGCTGCGTTTGGATTTTTCCGATACGACTCGCCAAGGCGGTGACTCGGGAGTTGCCGTCGTCCCCGGCGATCCCGATGCGAGCTTGTTGCTTCGCGCGATGAAGTATGAAGAATCAGAAATGCCTCCCGCTGGAAAGCTGGATGATCGCATTCTGCATGATTTCGAGACTTGGATTCGCAATGGCGCAGCGGACCCCAGGAATGCTGCAACAACTGTTGATGCTCCAGAACACTCAGACAGCTCAGCAATCGATTGGAACGAAGAACGTGATTTCTGGTCTTTCAAGCCACCCGTCGGCACTCCGAAATCGATCGACGAACTGATCAAACAGAAACTTGAACCTGCAGGATTGCGACGAAATCCGAAAGCCTCGCGGCGTGCCCTGATCCGCCGACTTTCGTTTGACCTTCGCGGCTTGCCGCCTTCGGACTCGGAGGTTCAGCAATTCGTCAGTAACAAGCATCCCGCAGCGATCGAGCGGATGATCGATAAGTACCTGGCAGACCCTTCGTTCGGAGAACACTGGGCGCGACTTTGGTTGGATGTCGCTCGATACGCAGAAGATCAGGCGCATAAAGTTGGTGACAACGATTCACTGACATACCCCAATGCGTATCTGTATCGCAACTGGGTGATCGATGCGTTTGCCCAAGATATTCCTTACGACGAATTTATACGACTTCAACTGGCCGCCGATCACTACCAACCGGAGTCGAAAGAACAGCATCTGGCATTGGGATTCCTGGGACTTGGTCCGAAATACTATGCCCGCAACAGTCCTGAGGTGATGGCGGACGAATGGGAAGATCGTGTCGACACCGTCACACGCGGCTTGTTGGGATTGACGGTTGCTTGTGCCCGTTGCCATGACCACAAGTACGATCCGATTCCGACATCAGATTACTATGCGTTGGCAGGCGTGTTCGCGAGCACCGAAATGTTCAATCGGCCAATCGACGATCAGGTCAAGACAAAGAACGGCCAAAGCGAGAAACCGCAGGACGGAGTTCACATCGTTCGAGATGGCAAGCCACAGGATCTTCATGTGATGATTCGTGGAGATGCGAAGCGAAAGGGTGACCTCGCACCGCGTCATTTCTTGACCGTTCTTAGCCCCGCTCAGCCAGAACCACTCACCGATAACAGCGGTCGAGCCAATTTGGCTGAAGCGATCGTAGCCCCAGAAAACCCGCTAACGGCCAGAGTGATCGTCAACCGAATTTGGCGACAACTGATGGGACGGGGGCTCGTCGAAACGCCTAGCAATTTCGGAAAACTGGGACAACGGCCCAGCCACCCCGAATTGCTCGATACGCTTGCCCATCGGCTGGTTCAAAATCAATGGTCGCTGAAACGATTGATACGTGAAATCGTCGTGTCAGAAACGTATCAGCAAAGCAGCCAATCAAATGACGACGCGATGCGATTGGATGCAGACAATCGTTTGTATTGGCGAATGAGCCCAAAAAGGCTTCGCATTGAGGCCTATCGCGATGCCGTGCTCTACGTCAGTGGCACACTGGATCAGACCGTTGGCGGCCGATCGATTGATCCGGAATCCGCGGACGAAAGTCGCAAGACGGTGTATAGCGAAATCAGCCGAATGGATTTGAATTCATTGTTGGCTCGGTTTGGATTTCCCGACCCCAATGCACACTGTGCGAAGCGGGCGGAAGTCACAACGCCTCTGCAAAAACTCTTCTTGCTCAATAGTCCCTTCATCGTGAAGCAAGCTGAGAAGCTTGCCGAACATGCCGCCTCATCAGACCATTCCACTGAAGATCAGATTGTTGCGCTCTATCGGCAACTGTTGTCGCGGCCACCAACAAGCGAGGAAATCGAACTGTCATCGGAGTTCCTTTGTGGAGACGCGGCGTCTAAAGCGGCCTGGGTCCAATTTGCCCAAATGCTGTTGATCAGCAACGAAATGCAATTCATCGAATAG
- a CDS encoding DUF1501 domain-containing protein, which translates to MSDLSIVSRRQWLRRSGAGFGTVGMLGAMQASGLLGSTSAANETMPQGFEGLHFPAKAKRVIFLFMNGAPSHVDTFDPKPELKRREGEAPPDSISGKKRAGGMMPSPFKFAKYGESGVEMSELFPCLAKHADDLCVIRSMHTDVPNHEPGLLLMQSGHQQPTRPSLGSWLSYGLGNQNENLPAFVAISPGLPVVGPQLWSNAFLPGQHQGMEVDTNKTSVEELIANIRNPNLDRQSQRRSLDFLEKLNTIHREKHAGNPSLETHVRAMELAFQMQSVASEAFDLNHETEATRSAYGDTAYGRSCLLGRRLLERGVRVVQVFYVHKGNKQPWDTHSNNNTGHEKLCADSDRASAALLSDLKQRGMLEDTLVIWGGEFGRTPYSQVDQAKDIKKAGRDHHHTGFSMWLAGGGVRGGTMYGATDDLGMHAIENRVHVHDLHATVLHLMGIDHTRLTYRYSGRDYRLTDIHGRIVNDLIA; encoded by the coding sequence ATGAGTGACTTATCAATCGTTTCTCGCCGACAATGGCTGCGTCGATCAGGTGCCGGCTTTGGGACTGTCGGAATGCTTGGTGCGATGCAAGCGAGCGGCTTGCTTGGATCCACCAGTGCAGCGAACGAAACGATGCCCCAAGGCTTTGAAGGATTACATTTTCCGGCAAAAGCCAAACGCGTCATCTTTCTATTTATGAATGGCGCACCTTCACATGTCGACACATTCGATCCCAAACCCGAATTGAAACGACGCGAAGGCGAGGCTCCGCCGGACAGCATCTCCGGAAAAAAACGAGCGGGAGGCATGATGCCTTCGCCGTTCAAGTTTGCCAAATACGGCGAAAGTGGTGTCGAGATGAGCGAACTGTTTCCATGCTTGGCCAAGCATGCAGACGACCTATGCGTTATCAGGTCGATGCATACAGACGTTCCGAACCACGAACCGGGTTTGCTGTTGATGCAATCGGGGCATCAGCAACCCACGCGTCCCAGCCTGGGTTCTTGGCTTTCCTATGGCCTGGGCAATCAGAACGAAAACTTGCCAGCCTTTGTCGCGATCAGTCCGGGGCTGCCGGTCGTCGGACCTCAGTTGTGGTCCAACGCATTTTTGCCAGGTCAGCATCAAGGCATGGAAGTCGATACCAACAAGACATCAGTCGAAGAGCTGATCGCGAACATTCGCAATCCGAATTTGGACCGGCAATCACAGCGAAGATCGTTGGATTTCCTTGAAAAGCTCAATACCATTCATCGTGAAAAGCACGCTGGTAATCCGTCTTTGGAAACGCATGTCCGAGCAATGGAATTGGCCTTTCAAATGCAGTCGGTCGCTTCGGAAGCGTTCGATCTAAACCATGAAACGGAAGCGACTCGCAGTGCCTACGGTGATACTGCGTATGGACGCAGTTGCTTGCTGGGTCGACGTTTGCTTGAACGTGGCGTTCGTGTGGTCCAAGTGTTCTACGTTCACAAAGGAAATAAGCAGCCTTGGGACACCCACAGCAACAACAACACTGGTCATGAAAAGCTGTGTGCCGACAGCGACCGAGCGTCCGCCGCACTGCTTTCGGATTTAAAGCAACGGGGCATGCTGGAAGACACGCTGGTCATTTGGGGCGGTGAATTTGGGCGCACGCCGTATTCACAAGTCGACCAAGCCAAAGACATCAAGAAAGCTGGTCGCGACCACCACCACACAGGATTTTCGATGTGGTTGGCCGGAGGTGGCGTTCGTGGCGGGACCATGTACGGCGCGACAGACGACCTAGGAATGCACGCGATCGAAAACCGCGTGCACGTTCATGATCTGCATGCGACGGTGCTTCATCTGATGGGAATCGACCATACCCGACTTACGTATCGGTACTCCGGTCGAGATTACCGACTGACCGATATCCACGGCCGTATCGTCAACGACTTGATCGCCTAG
- a CDS encoding universal stress protein: protein MNCFSNILVYVGATDPQAALIRAFEIAKSNGANVTLMEVLKPVPPAVGLLSSAIDPAEVERLLRQDHEQKLRDLASQFANSSDDSASQSQVSVLVQFGDPAQKITRQVLRGKHDLVIKTADGTSVSGKLFGSISRSLLRLCPCPVWLLKPQVHGEFDQVLTAVDIDATDETHRDLNQQLMQLASTIARMDNATLHVASAWQMWMEQSLRRRAGDAEIDQAIEKQEQLVQKNLQQLIEHVDTEGIDVQTHVRRGNASSEMFAVAEQVEADLIVMGTVCRTGVAGFLIGNTAENLLSNVTCSILAIKPAGFHTPVTLEGEDESEADVLPMV from the coding sequence ATGAACTGCTTCAGCAATATTCTCGTTTATGTGGGCGCCACTGATCCGCAGGCGGCATTGATTCGCGCATTCGAAATCGCAAAAAGTAACGGCGCAAATGTCACATTGATGGAAGTTCTCAAGCCGGTTCCGCCAGCCGTGGGACTGTTGTCTTCGGCCATTGATCCGGCAGAAGTTGAGCGTCTGTTGCGCCAGGACCATGAACAGAAACTGCGTGATCTAGCTTCGCAATTCGCAAACTCATCAGACGACAGTGCCTCGCAAAGCCAAGTCAGCGTCTTGGTTCAGTTCGGTGATCCCGCCCAAAAGATCACACGGCAGGTCCTGCGTGGAAAACATGATTTGGTGATCAAAACCGCTGACGGAACCTCGGTCAGCGGAAAGCTTTTCGGCAGTATCTCTCGTTCACTGCTGCGACTGTGTCCCTGTCCGGTTTGGCTGTTGAAGCCTCAGGTTCACGGTGAATTTGATCAAGTTTTGACTGCCGTCGATATCGATGCGACAGATGAGACGCATCGTGACCTGAATCAACAACTCATGCAACTTGCGTCGACGATCGCAAGAATGGACAACGCGACCCTGCACGTCGCCAGTGCTTGGCAGATGTGGATGGAGCAATCGCTTCGTCGGCGTGCCGGGGATGCGGAGATCGATCAGGCGATCGAGAAGCAGGAACAGTTGGTGCAAAAGAATCTGCAACAGCTGATCGAACATGTGGATACCGAGGGGATCGACGTTCAGACCCATGTACGGCGTGGAAACGCTTCGAGCGAAATGTTCGCCGTAGCCGAGCAGGTCGAAGCTGATTTGATTGTCATGGGAACGGTTTGCCGAACCGGTGTCGCGGGATTCTTGATTGGCAACACTGCGGAAAACCTGCTGTCGAACGTGACTTGTTCGATCTTGGCGATCAAACCGGCCGGGTTCCATACTCCGGTGACGCTTGAGGGTGAGGACGAGTCTGAGGCTGACGTGTTGCCGATGGTCTAG
- a CDS encoding group I truncated hemoglobin, with amino-acid sequence MSDSTQALFDRLGGTSAVAEIVQQMYARVLADPELAPFFAGVSMDRLRTMQYHFLASAFDGPVEYSGAELTKIHAGRGIKANHFAKFCGHFADVLEDRGVASKDINDALGRLSMFRDKITGDANIDG; translated from the coding sequence ATGAGCGATTCGACGCAAGCGTTATTTGACCGCCTCGGCGGGACATCCGCAGTCGCAGAAATAGTCCAGCAGATGTACGCCCGGGTCTTGGCCGACCCAGAACTTGCACCATTCTTTGCAGGTGTTTCGATGGATCGGCTTCGAACGATGCAATATCACTTTCTTGCCTCGGCGTTTGACGGGCCGGTTGAATATAGCGGCGCAGAATTGACTAAAATCCACGCCGGTCGCGGAATCAAGGCAAACCACTTTGCCAAATTTTGCGGCCACTTTGCGGATGTGCTCGAGGACCGAGGTGTTGCCTCCAAAGACATCAATGATGCCCTAGGGCGTTTGTCGATGTTTCGAGACAAGATTACCGGTGACGCCAATATTGATGGCTGA